In the genome of Thiorhodovibrio winogradskyi, the window CGGCAGATTGGGAGGTTTTGGTTGCTCCGGCGCCGAGTAGAGCAGTTCGCCGTCGGTGCCGCGAATCTGCATGACGGAAAAGACATCCTGCTCTTTCAGAAGATTGAACAGCGCCTCGGCATGTTTCTGCAAGCCTGCGCGATCTTGGGCTTTTAGCGCGGTCTTGATCGCGAAATCATTGGCCAGCGCATCGGCCTGAGCGCGCATGCGGGTCAGCTGCTCGTCAATTGACGCCTGCCAGGCGTAGGTCTTGCCGACATTGACGGGTTCGGCCATCCCGGTTTCGAGTTGGCGCTGAGCGACGTGGTCGACGATGGAAATGGACAGGGCGGAGACGACCACGATGACAGTGGCCGCGAGCGAAATGCGATTGCGTAACAGCACAAGGATCTGACGCCTCTTGCGACAGGGCAGTCCGCACAACGGGGAGTCCGTTGGGGGACGGAGATTGACGTCGGCTGGAAAGCGACCTGACTCCCTGAGTCCAGCGGTGGCGTCAGCGGTGATTGAGGGTGTTTTGAGGTTAGACCGCTGCAGCAAAATCTGCAAGCATGGGGGGATCTGTCATCACACAAACGGCCTTCGAGGTCATGACATTGTCATCCATGCGAAGTAGCATCAATCAACGGTCCGTCGGGGGGGCTGGGGCGGTCGAATCATGAGACTCCGCGGTTTACTCCCCCGCTGGCTAGCGCGACACGTTAATGACGCCAGTGAACAAGCGGTGATCAACGAGCCTGAAAAGTCATCGGCATTGCGCGCCTGGGAGGATCTCGACCCCTGGGAGCGAACGGAACTGCTCGAGGCCTTTGGCCACTATCAGGACAGCTTGTCGCCGACATGCTCCATGGATATCAAGAACGAGCGCTTCATTAACTGGTTGCGAGAGCACAGCGTGCTCTGGCCAGGACAGGACTGAACCGAGGCGGGCGCGATTTCTCCTCGCCGGGCTTGTCCGGTTCCTGTTTGGTCGGAGTTGAGACGGACATCGTGCCGCCAAGCGCTGATCCGCTCCTTTGGAAACGCAAACTGAGCAGCATTCGAGGATCCCACAATGACCCATCTCGACGGCATGGACTGGATCCAGGCGGAACTCCAGGATTCATTCGATGAGGACTTCGAACTGGAGTTGTCCGAGCCGGCGCTCTCGCTCGAGCTCCGCAAACTCTACAAGCGGCGCCATCCGGAAACACTGGATCGCAACACCTATTTTCGCGCCCTGCTCAAGCTGCAAGCCGAGCTAATCAAGCTGCAGGATTGGGTGGAGCACACCGGGGAGAAAATTGCCGTGATCTTCGAGGGCCGCGATGCCGCCGGCAAGGGTGGTGTGATCAAGCGCATCACCCAGCGGCTCAATCCGCGCGTCTGCCGGGTGGTGGCACTCAGTAAGCCGACGGAACGAGAACGCACTCAGTGGTACTTTCAGCGCTATGTGCCGCATCTGCCATCCGGCGGCGAGATCGTCCTGTTCGACCGCTCCTGGTACAACCGTTCCGGCGTCGAGCGGGTCATGGGCTTCGCCACCCCCGAGCAAGTCGAGCAGTTCTTTCAGGACGTGCCGGAGTTCGAGCGCATGCTGGTGCGCTCCGGCATCCGGCTCATCAAATACTGGTTTTCGATCACCGACGAAGAACAGCAACTGCGCTTTCTGATCCGCATCCATGACCCGCTCAAGCAGTGGAAGCTCAGCCCGATGGACCTGCAATCGCGCGTGCGCTGGGAGGCTTACACCAAAGCCAAGGAAGAGACCTTCGCGCGCTCAAACATCCCCGAGGCGCCCTGGTACGTGGTCGAAGCCAACGACAAGAAGCGCGCCCGTCTCAATTGCATTCACCACCTGCTGGAACAAATTCCTTACACGGAAGTTGAGCACGAGTCCATCAGCCTGCCTGACCGGGTGTTCGACCCGAACTATGAGCGTTCCACCCTGCCCGCCGAGCTGATGGTGCCGCAGCGTTACTGATGCTTGGCCGTGACGCACTCCTATCCTTTCGATCCAACCTACGGCTACACGCTCGACGGCCTGTTGTCCATCCAGCCTCCCCAAGCGCCAGCGGATTTTGCCGCATTTTGGCAGGCGCGCTACCGCCAGGCATTGGGCGTCGACCCAGCACTGGAGTTAACCCGATCCGCGAACCAACGCACCGGGTGGCGGGTGTGGGACTGCTGCTATCAATCGACGGAGGGCTTTGCGATTGGCGGTTGGCTGCTCGAACCCACCGAGCGTCCGGCAACCCAGGCTTTTCTCGTGGGGCACGGCTACGGGGGCATTGATCAACCGGATTTCCCGCTGCCTTGTGCCGATGCCGTTTATCTGATGCCCTGTTTTCGCGGGATCGGGCGTAGCCGCCGAGCACCGATTTCCGAGGATCCTCGGTGGCATGTTCTGCACGACATCGACCAACGCGACCGCTACATCATCGGCGGTTGTGTGCAGGATCTCTGGATCGGTATCAGTGCCTTGTTGGCCCGCTTCCCGCAGTGCGAATACCATATTGGCTACATGGGCATCAGTTTCGGCGCCGGAATCGGCGCCTTGGCGCTGCCTTGGGATCAGCGGATCGCGCGCGCCCATCTTAACGTTCCCACCTTCGGTCATCAGCCACTGCGCCTGCAACTGCCAACGCTTGGCTCGGCCGCCGCCCATCAGCGTTTTCAACGCCACCATGGTCACCTGTTGGAAACCTTGGCGTACTACGATGCCGGCTCGGCTGCGCGATTCATTCGTCAGCCCGTTCATGTCGCCGCGGCGCTGTTTGATCCCTATGTCGCGCCGCCGACGCAGTTTGCCATCCATAACGCGCTGGCAGGCCCCAAACAGCTATTCGTCCTGGCGACTGGCCATGCCGAAAACCCGGCACGCAGCGCCCAGGAGCACAACCTGCTGGATGCCCTGAGGAGATTCTTCTGTCACCATGAATCGGGAATATCACAGTTGGTATAGCCCACGCCTCGGCCGGGACATGGAGCTGCTGGTCTTCGGACATGCGGGGGCGAAGGTCTTGGTGTTTCCAACCCGCGATGGACGCTTTTTCGAGTATGAAAACCTGCGCATGACCGAGGCGCTGCGACCCAAGATCGATGCCGGCCAGCTCCAGCTCTATTGCGTCGACAGCCTCGATTGGGAGGGCTTCTACTGTGACTGGGCTCATCCGGAAGGGCGTATTGCCCGGCACCAGGCCTTCGAGGACTACATCCTCAACGAGGTCCTCCCGCTGATGGCCAGCAAGAACAGCCACCCCTGTACCATCGCGCACGGCTGCAGCTTCGGTGCCTTCCATGCCGCCAATATCGCCTTTCGGCATCCGCATCTCTTCCAGAAGTTGAGCGCCTTCTCCGGGCGTTATGACCCGACCTTGAATGTCGAGAACTTTCGGGATTTGTTGGATGGGCATCGCAGCGAGCTGATTTACTACCACTCCCCGGCGCACTACCTTCCTGGACTCGATGGCTGGCGGTTGGACGCCTTGCGCCGCATGGACATCATCTTCGTGATCGGGCGCGAGGATCCCTTTCTCGACAACAATCGCCATGTCAGTCGCATCCTGTGGGAGAAGGGCGTGTGGCATGCGCTGCATGAATGGGATGACCGTGCCCACAGCGGTTACTACTGGCGACGCATGGCACCGCTTTATGTCTGAGCAATATCGGTTCAAACAGCTTGTCCCAAATCGCGGCTTCTCCCCGCGGCGGCGAGGGCTTCTACAAGCCTGCGGTGCGTTGAGCGCTGCGACTTGCGTGGCACCATTACGGGCGGACCTCTGGTGTGAACGCGATCCCTTCGCCCTGGGGGTTGCCTCCGGTTATCCACAACCGCGCTCGATGGTGCTTTGGACGCGGCTCGCCCCCGAGCCCTTGGCGCCGGACGGTGGCCTGCCGGCGGAAATCATCCAGGTTGCTTGGGAATTGGCGCGCGATCCTGGCTTTCGTCAGATCGCCGCGAGCGGTACCGTCTATGCGGAGCCCGCCTGGGCGCACTCGGTGCATGTCGAGCCCGAGGGGCTTGAGCCCGAGCAAACCTACTGGTACCGCTTCCACGCCCTCGGCGCGACCAGTCCGGTCGGGCGCACGCGCACCGCGCCGGCGCAATACGCGCCTGTTTCGCGATTGCGGTTGGGTGTGGGGTCTTGCCAACATTATGCCCAGGGGTGGTTTGGCGTTTATCGCTACGTCGCCGCCGATGCGCTTGATCTCTTCCTCCACCTCGGGGATTACATCTACGAATCGACCTGGGGCGATGACCTCGTGCGCTCCCAAGGGGGACAGGAACCCGTCACCCTGACCGATTATCGGCGCCATCACGCGCTCTACAAGACCGACCCGGACCTGCAAGCCGCGCATGCCAGCTGCCCATGGCTGATGGTCTGGGACGATCATGAGGTGGAGAACGACTATGCCGGCGCGATCTCCCAGAACAATGACGATCCGGCGTGGTTCCTAAAGCGCCGGGCCGTGGCCTATCGCGCTTACTACGAGCACATGCCGCTGCCGCGCACCATGGTGCCTTTGGGGCCGTCCATGCGCATTCATACGCGGTTGCACCATGGGGCGCTCGCCGATCTGCATCTGCTCGATAATCGCCAATATCGTAGTCCGCAGCCCTGCCCGAAGCCGGGGCGCGCGGGCGCGGCCATCATCCGCGACTGTAATCAACGGCTAGACCCAGCCGCCACTCTGCTTGGCACGCGTCAGGAGCAGTGGTTGGCGGCCAATCTGCGCGCCTCGACCGCGCACTGGAATCTGCTTGGTCAACAGACGCTGATGGCCCAGGCCGACAGTGCCCCGGGGCCGGGTCAGGCGTTCTTTTCCGACGGGTGGGACGGCTATCCGGCGGCCCGCCAACGCTTGCTCGACATTCTCGCGGAACCCCAACCGCGCAATCCGGTGGTGCTCGGCGGAGATGTGCATGCTTTCTGGGTCGCCGATCTGAAAAAGAATTTCGATGACCCGCGCTCGGCGACCGTGGCGAGTGAATTCGTGACGACCTCGATTACCTCCCAATCACTCCCCGAGGACCGGATTCAAGCCACCGTGCGTGAGAATCCGCATCTGCGCTACGCCAACGGCACCGAGCGCGGCTATCTGCGGCTGGACGTCACCCCGGAGCGCGTCCGCGCCGATCTTCTCGCGGTGCCGTCGGTCAAGGTGCGCGCACCATCCTGCCATGTGCAGGCGTCTTTCATTGTCGAAAAGGATCGTCCTGGGCCAGTCCCGATCTGATGCAGGGGCATTGGTTTTCCGCAATAGCGACCGCAGCCGCGACAGGGGAGATGGCGGTTGCGGGGAGCACGCGTGCAATACGGTCATCACTCGCCCGATGAACTGCGCGCGTCATGTGCCGTGCGGCGGAGCGCTAAATAAGTCGTGTTTTCGGACTCGTTGAATCCGAACCTGGTGTTCTAACAGGTTCGGCCTTTACCGCGGTCACGGATTGGTGCGGGAGTTTCAGGACGTCTTTTCGGACACAACCAAAGGGTGACGAAGAAATGCCACCCTTTGCTGATGAGCTTGATCTTGCGCAATACCAGACAGAATTTTTAACGTCGGCAGCGGTTGCCGCAATCCGCGAGCAAATGTTCTCCAATTGCGGGCGTTGTTTTCGGGGAACTGTATCACTGCCTCGGTGCGGAACGAATCTTTGGTGGCCGAGGTTTGGTGGCCGAGGGGGTCGATGCGCAACGGATCGCTGCATCCATCCGGGACGGCTGGCTGGCTGTTGATGTGCATTAAAGGGAATTGACGCCCCTGAACCCCAGCCTGGGGCTCGGTGAAAGCGATTCGATCCGACGCTCACGGGAGGATTATCAGATTCTGCGCAGGCAGGACCGGGGTGGCCTGCCTGGCAACGGATCCCTGGGGGCTTTGAGCGCACTTGCGTGGAAGAATCTGTCCAAGCTGCCGCAGTTTTTTGTGCGAGGTGCTGATGACCGATGATGCCGATTGACCTGAGTTCGCCCCTGATGCGCCAACTGGCGTTCGGCCTTGGCGCGCATGTTGGTTTTGCCAGAAGGCCGCTTGCGCGCGCAGGTCGATCAGCACCATTGTCTAGTCTAGTGGGCCTTTTTTCAGTGAGGACGAGCGTTTAAGTCATTTTTCAGATGATTGGTCGAGTTTGGAGCGGCGGGTACGAGCACGGGTATCGCGCTGGCCTCGATGTTGAAATTCAAGGGTGGGTTGAGTCGCCGAATTTCCCCATCCAAGAGTACCGGCAGGCTTGTGGTGCCGGGTAACTCGATGCGCACAGTGGTGCTTGTCTCGGTCAGGAGCACATCCTCCATGCTCCAGGCGCCGGACATCAAACGCGCGAGCAGCGAGCGCAGGCGCTTCAGCGTGGCGCGGCGCATGGCATAAAGCGCGAGCAGGCCTTCATCCAGGCGCGGGCGAGCCGGCAACACATTAAACGCCGGTTCCAGGCGGTTGTTGACCACCACTAGGGTGCGTGAGCACAGCCGCTGGGTCTTGTCCTCCGTGACCAGGTGCAGGCGCAAGTGCGGATAACGTCCCCACAGCCTGAGGGCCTTGACCAAGAGTGCCGGCCAACGTCGCCAGCGGGATTGTTGACGGCGCTGCTCGCGATAACGCGCCAGCAATGCGGCAACGCCGACCATGCAGGCACAGAGGAAGGGGTGGCCATTGACCCGACCAAGATCAATCCAACGCAGGACGGGATTCATGAGCTCCGCCAACGCCTGTTCGGGATCGGGAGGGAGCCCCAGGTCGCGTGCGAGCCAGTTCATGGTGCCCCGCGGCAGAATGCCTAGCGGAACCTGGGCGCCTTTCAGTGCTTCGACAACGGCTAGCACGGTGCCATCGCCGCCGAGTACGAAAATGGCACGCAGATCATCGCCCAGGTGCGCTTGCAGGGCTTGGCGAAAATGCATGGGCTCGAAGGCCATGTGCTCGAGTTCCAGCCCGTGCGTGGTCAGACCCATGCGCAGGTGCTCGAGGAGGGCGGTCTGCGCGTCGCGTGCGGCCGGGGTGTCGCCGGCGGTTGGATTGAAGATCGCCAGCACCCGCCCGGATCGGGAATCGCCACTGGCCCACTGGGACCAAAAACTGGACTCTTCAGCAGCGGTTGCACCGCTGCGCGTCGGTGGGGGCGGGTTCGCCCTTATCTTGTTGTTGTTGGACTCGGCTTGGTTCATTGTTCAGCAAAAGCGCGGGTGAAGACCCGCGCCGGGTGCGCGCGGGTGCGGAGATCATCCTGCAGTCATGTTATCCGCTTTCGACGCGCTTGCCTCGGATGGT includes:
- the ppk2 gene encoding polyphosphate kinase 2 — protein: MTHLDGMDWIQAELQDSFDEDFELELSEPALSLELRKLYKRRHPETLDRNTYFRALLKLQAELIKLQDWVEHTGEKIAVIFEGRDAAGKGGVIKRITQRLNPRVCRVVALSKPTERERTQWYFQRYVPHLPSGGEIVLFDRSWYNRSGVERVMGFATPEQVEQFFQDVPEFERMLVRSGIRLIKYWFSITDEEQQLRFLIRIHDPLKQWKLSPMDLQSRVRWEAYTKAKEETFARSNIPEAPWYVVEANDKKRARLNCIHHLLEQIPYTEVEHESISLPDRVFDPNYERSTLPAELMVPQRY
- a CDS encoding acetylxylan esterase; amino-acid sequence: MTHSYPFDPTYGYTLDGLLSIQPPQAPADFAAFWQARYRQALGVDPALELTRSANQRTGWRVWDCCYQSTEGFAIGGWLLEPTERPATQAFLVGHGYGGIDQPDFPLPCADAVYLMPCFRGIGRSRRAPISEDPRWHVLHDIDQRDRYIIGGCVQDLWIGISALLARFPQCEYHIGYMGISFGAGIGALALPWDQRIARAHLNVPTFGHQPLRLQLPTLGSAAAHQRFQRHHGHLLETLAYYDAGSAARFIRQPVHVAAALFDPYVAPPTQFAIHNALAGPKQLFVLATGHAENPARSAQEHNLLDALRRFFCHHESGISQLV
- a CDS encoding esterase family protein, with product MNREYHSWYSPRLGRDMELLVFGHAGAKVLVFPTRDGRFFEYENLRMTEALRPKIDAGQLQLYCVDSLDWEGFYCDWAHPEGRIARHQAFEDYILNEVLPLMASKNSHPCTIAHGCSFGAFHAANIAFRHPHLFQKLSAFSGRYDPTLNVENFRDLLDGHRSELIYYHSPAHYLPGLDGWRLDALRRMDIIFVIGREDPFLDNNRHVSRILWEKGVWHALHEWDDRAHSGYYWRRMAPLYV
- a CDS encoding alkaline phosphatase D family protein, which encodes MAPLRADLWCERDPFALGVASGYPQPRSMVLWTRLAPEPLAPDGGLPAEIIQVAWELARDPGFRQIAASGTVYAEPAWAHSVHVEPEGLEPEQTYWYRFHALGATSPVGRTRTAPAQYAPVSRLRLGVGSCQHYAQGWFGVYRYVAADALDLFLHLGDYIYESTWGDDLVRSQGGQEPVTLTDYRRHHALYKTDPDLQAAHASCPWLMVWDDHEVENDYAGAISQNNDDPAWFLKRRAVAYRAYYEHMPLPRTMVPLGPSMRIHTRLHHGALADLHLLDNRQYRSPQPCPKPGRAGAAIIRDCNQRLDPAATLLGTRQEQWLAANLRASTAHWNLLGQQTLMAQADSAPGPGQAFFSDGWDGYPAARQRLLDILAEPQPRNPVVLGGDVHAFWVADLKKNFDDPRSATVASEFVTTSITSQSLPEDRIQATVRENPHLRYANGTERGYLRLDVTPERVRADLLAVPSVKVRAPSCHVQASFIVEKDRPGPVPI
- a CDS encoding diacylglycerol/lipid kinase family protein; its protein translation is MLAIFNPTAGDTPAARDAQTALLEHLRMGLTTHGLELEHMAFEPMHFRQALQAHLGDDLRAIFVLGGDGTVLAVVEALKGAQVPLGILPRGTMNWLARDLGLPPDPEQALAELMNPVLRWIDLGRVNGHPFLCACMVGVAALLARYREQRRQQSRWRRWPALLVKALRLWGRYPHLRLHLVTEDKTQRLCSRTLVVVNNRLEPAFNVLPARPRLDEGLLALYAMRRATLKRLRSLLARLMSGAWSMEDVLLTETSTTVRIELPGTTSLPVLLDGEIRRLNPPLNFNIEASAIPVLVPAAPNSTNHLKNDLNARPH